From Ignavibacterium sp.:
TATTTTTACCAAACTTTTATTGAAGGTATCTATTTTGGTAATTACTCATTCGATAAGTATAAAACCGAAAAGAAATCTCTTAAGCCACTTGAAGTATTTTTCTATGCAGAAAATGAAAAGAAAGTTAAGTCGGCTATCAGTACTGCAAACAATTTGATGAACGCAGTTTATTTTGTGAGAGATTTACAAAATGAACCTTCAAATGAATTAACTCCGGCTTTGCTTGCCAAACGGATTTCTTCTGAAGCTAAAAAGGTTGGAATCAAATGCACTGTATTTGATGAAAAAGAAATTGCAAAAAGAAATATGGGTGGATTGATTGCAGTAGGAAAGGGAAGTATCAACAAACCAAGATTTATTATTCTCGAATACAAACCGGTTGTTAAAGCAGCAAAAGCAAAAAAGACGAAACAGAAAAAAATTGTTTTGGTTGGAAAAGGGATGACTTTTGATTCAGGTGGAATTTCTCTGAAACCATCAAAGTCAATGGGTGAAATGAAAAATGATATGGCTGGTGCTTCAGTTGTTGCAGGGACTTTAATCGCTGCTGCAAAAAACAAACTGCCAATTCATCTTTTCGGTATCATTCCAACTGCTGAAAATATGCCCTCAGGCGAGGCATTCAAGCCGGGCGATGTAATCAAAACAGCATCAGGTAAAACAATTGAAGTTGATGATACTGATGCTGAAGGAAGAGTTATTCTTGCAGATGCTCTTGACTTTGCCTCAAAGTTAAAACCTAATCAGATTATTGACCTGGCTACTTTAACAGGTGCTTGTGTCGTTGCACTTGGAGAATTTGTAGCAGGACTATTTACTAAAAATGATGAGTTAGCAGTTAATCTCTATAAAAGTGGAATGAAAACTTTTGATCGTGTTTGGCGTTTACCACTTTGGGATGATTATCATAAACTGAATGAAAGTTCAGTTGCAGATGTTAAAAATCTTGGAGGAAGATGGGGTGGCGCTATTTCCGCAGCAAAGTTTCTTGAAAATTTTGTTGATAAAAAAATTCCCTGGGCTCATCTTGACATTGCAGGACCATCAATACACAACGATTCAAGAAATTACACAAAAAAATATATGACAGGATTTGGTGTAAGATTGCTGTTCGATTATTTGAAAAGTGATTCCTGATTTTTC
This genomic window contains:
- a CDS encoding leucyl aminopeptidase, translated to MFELKINFGAKKIFYKNLSLAVKFLVDDGSLKKNVSNIERIFNCRLTELQKNNFVSKEVDEIRISKPSGKPDEIILKKVKLNDQFDVDYFRNYLTSLIERISNEQIKYLHITIPSYSVFKKYFDDEEYFYQTFIEGIYFGNYSFDKYKTEKKSLKPLEVFFYAENEKKVKSAISTANNLMNAVYFVRDLQNEPSNELTPALLAKRISSEAKKVGIKCTVFDEKEIAKRNMGGLIAVGKGSINKPRFIILEYKPVVKAAKAKKTKQKKIVLVGKGMTFDSGGISLKPSKSMGEMKNDMAGASVVAGTLIAAAKNKLPIHLFGIIPTAENMPSGEAFKPGDVIKTASGKTIEVDDTDAEGRVILADALDFASKLKPNQIIDLATLTGACVVALGEFVAGLFTKNDELAVNLYKSGMKTFDRVWRLPLWDDYHKLNESSVADVKNLGGRWGGAISAAKFLENFVDKKIPWAHLDIAGPSIHNDSRNYTKKYMTGFGVRLLFDYLKSDS